One part of the Microlunatus elymi genome encodes these proteins:
- a CDS encoding MOSC domain-containing protein, with protein sequence MFGTGEQRVETVNVGRPQPNPHKENLSTGIGKQPVAGRIEVRAPGAKHGGLGSGLVGDFIGDKANHGGDDQAVYSFAREDLDSWQQRLGRELPNGFFGENLTTVGIDVNQARIGERWLIGPNPGSPNPGSPDDDQVELEVTCPRIPCSTFRGRVGEKGWLRTFTLVARPGAYLKVIKPGRIGAGDSIAISRVPDHDVTVSLVFRATTTERELLPELLAAGDDLSAELRQVVADRGGWDLI encoded by the coding sequence GTGTTCGGAACCGGAGAGCAGCGCGTCGAGACCGTCAACGTCGGACGGCCACAACCCAACCCCCACAAGGAAAACCTCAGTACCGGGATCGGCAAGCAGCCGGTGGCCGGCCGGATCGAGGTGCGTGCACCCGGCGCGAAGCATGGCGGGTTGGGCAGTGGGCTGGTCGGCGACTTCATCGGTGACAAGGCCAACCACGGCGGCGACGATCAGGCGGTCTACTCGTTCGCCCGGGAGGACCTGGACAGCTGGCAGCAGCGGCTCGGCCGCGAGCTGCCGAACGGGTTCTTCGGCGAGAATCTGACCACCGTCGGGATCGACGTCAATCAGGCCCGGATCGGCGAGCGGTGGCTGATCGGCCCCAATCCCGGAAGCCCGAACCCCGGAAGCCCGGATGATGATCAGGTCGAGCTCGAGGTCACCTGCCCGAGGATCCCTTGCTCGACCTTCCGTGGGCGGGTGGGGGAGAAGGGCTGGCTGCGCACCTTCACTCTGGTGGCCCGGCCGGGCGCGTACCTGAAAGTGATCAAGCCGGGCCGGATCGGCGCGGGTGATTCGATCGCGATCAGCCGCGTTCCCGATCACGATGTGACGGTGTCTCTGGTCTTTCGCGCCACCACCACCGAACGCGAACTGCTGCCCGAACTGCTGGCTGCGGGCGACGATCTGTCCGCCGAACTGCGCCAGGTGGTCGCCGACCGCGGCGGTTGGGACCTGATCTGA
- a CDS encoding patatin-like phospholipase family protein, with product MRLTDIAGKIRSRFRRRVTGLVLSGGGSRADFELGALRYLYDEVGINPQIMVGTSAGSILASILAQTSDAAGQRRLLTELTDVWRAMRSSNEMFTANAWFDILSQRGLEWMSLQKQEPGAIGRTLQRVSRRSPDPRDPDSGTSGGRSLGMVEVLSTLREVSRVRPQLSSLIQSMTKERSLYRIGPIMDRLIDGGIFVSSRIPDSGVQLRIATVSLETGELRYVTEQGSMVDRQNNPFPSGVGQDRPIDLADAIMASCAIPAVFEPVRLGGETYVDGGVRENLPTRIATKRLGVTTCYAIVANPLGVPVETSYQNADLLSVAIRATGDIMTDEELRDEVAGAHRDGAILIQPELNLHDVLTVDPGLTAISIDYGYARAAEAVRKAPAGQSDLVRELFELRRDIWELERTLFVTPADVPALDPDATEAHALRWVIAAQQATQRPVVDPERAPELTELIKLKQRLRDLVARVDADLLPPEAPDWWKDFEPHNFDVPIPAEWS from the coding sequence GTGCGTCTGACAGACATCGCCGGCAAGATTCGGAGCCGCTTTCGCCGCCGGGTCACCGGCCTGGTGCTCAGCGGCGGCGGATCGCGGGCGGACTTCGAGCTGGGCGCGCTGCGCTACCTGTACGACGAGGTCGGCATCAACCCGCAGATCATGGTCGGGACCTCGGCCGGTTCGATCCTCGCCTCGATCCTGGCGCAGACCTCCGATGCCGCCGGTCAGCGCCGACTGCTCACCGAACTGACCGACGTCTGGCGGGCGATGCGCAGCAGCAACGAGATGTTCACCGCCAACGCCTGGTTCGACATCCTCAGCCAACGCGGCCTGGAATGGATGTCGCTGCAGAAACAGGAGCCCGGAGCGATCGGGCGGACCTTGCAGCGGGTCAGCCGCCGCTCCCCCGATCCGCGCGACCCGGACTCGGGCACCTCGGGAGGGCGGTCGCTCGGCATGGTCGAGGTGCTCAGCACCCTGCGCGAGGTCAGCCGGGTCCGGCCGCAACTGTCCAGCCTGATCCAGAGCATGACCAAGGAACGGTCGTTGTACCGGATCGGCCCGATCATGGACCGCCTGATCGACGGCGGCATCTTCGTCTCCTCCCGGATCCCCGACTCCGGAGTCCAGCTGCGGATCGCCACCGTCAGCCTGGAGACCGGTGAACTGCGGTACGTGACCGAGCAGGGCAGCATGGTCGACCGCCAGAACAACCCCTTCCCGTCCGGGGTCGGTCAGGACCGGCCGATCGATCTCGCCGACGCGATCATGGCTTCCTGCGCGATCCCGGCGGTCTTCGAACCCGTCCGCCTCGGCGGTGAGACCTACGTCGACGGCGGCGTTCGGGAGAACCTGCCGACCCGGATCGCGACCAAACGGCTCGGCGTCACCACCTGCTACGCGATCGTGGCCAATCCGCTCGGCGTGCCGGTCGAGACCAGCTATCAGAACGCGGATCTGTTGTCGGTCGCGATCAGGGCCACCGGCGACATCATGACCGACGAGGAGCTACGCGACGAGGTGGCCGGCGCGCACCGCGACGGCGCGATCCTGATCCAGCCGGAACTCAACCTGCACGACGTGCTCACCGTCGATCCCGGCCTGACCGCGATCTCGATCGACTACGGCTACGCCCGTGCCGCCGAAGCCGTACGCAAGGCACCGGCGGGCCAGTCCGACCTGGTACGCGAGCTGTTCGAGCTGCGCCGCGACATCTGGGAGCTGGAACGTACGTTGTTCGTCACCCCGGCCGACGTGCCGGCACTCGATCCGGACGCCACCGAAGCACACGCGCTGCGCTGGGTGATCGCGGCCCAGCAGGCGACACAACGTCCGGTTGTGGACCCGGAGCGGGCGCCCGAGCTGACCGAGTTGATCAAGCTCAAGCAGCGGCTTCGTGATCTTGTCGCCCGGGTCGACGCCGATCTGCTACCGCCCGAGGCACCGGACTGGTGGAAGGACTTCGAGCCGCACAACTTCGACGTGCCGATCCCGGCCGAGTGGAGCTGA
- a CDS encoding aldo/keto reductase has protein sequence MTDQQQTTTPDARQSGTFEIKDLGAVTRLGFGAMRITGPGIWGEPADREQARQVVRRAVELGVDFIDTADAYGPNVSEEILAEALHPYDGVKIATKIGNTRQGPDQWAAVGRPEYLRQAVELILRRLKVDKIDLLQLHRIDAQVPAEAQFEALAAFQAEGKVGALGLSEVSVAEIERASEFFTVATVQNRYNLTDRKSEDVLEYSEEHGIGFIPWAPISSGQLAAPGGPVAEAAERLGATPSQIALAWLLRRSPAMLPIPGTGSSAHLEENLGAASVRLDDEAYESIAAAVR, from the coding sequence GTGACTGATCAACAGCAGACAACAACACCCGACGCTCGCCAGAGCGGCACCTTCGAGATCAAGGACTTGGGCGCGGTGACGCGGCTCGGCTTCGGTGCGATGCGGATCACCGGCCCCGGCATCTGGGGCGAGCCGGCCGACCGTGAGCAGGCCCGGCAGGTCGTCCGCCGCGCGGTCGAACTCGGCGTCGACTTCATCGACACCGCCGACGCGTACGGGCCGAACGTCAGCGAGGAGATCCTGGCCGAGGCGCTGCACCCCTACGACGGGGTGAAGATCGCGACCAAGATCGGCAACACCCGGCAGGGTCCGGACCAGTGGGCCGCCGTCGGCCGACCGGAGTATCTGCGGCAGGCCGTCGAGTTGATCCTGCGCCGGCTGAAGGTGGACAAGATCGACCTGTTGCAACTGCACCGGATCGACGCCCAGGTGCCGGCCGAGGCGCAGTTCGAGGCGCTGGCCGCGTTCCAGGCCGAGGGCAAGGTCGGCGCGCTCGGCCTGTCCGAGGTGAGCGTGGCCGAGATCGAGCGGGCGAGCGAGTTCTTCACCGTCGCCACCGTGCAGAACCGTTACAACCTGACCGATCGCAAGTCCGAGGACGTACTGGAGTACAGCGAAGAGCACGGCATCGGCTTCATCCCGTGGGCGCCGATCTCGTCCGGTCAACTCGCCGCGCCCGGGGGCCCGGTCGCCGAGGCCGCCGAGCGACTGGGAGCGACGCCGTCCCAGATCGCGCTGGCCTGGCTACTGCGCCGTTCGCCGGCGATGCTGCCGATCCCCGGTACCGGCTCGAGCGCGCACCTGGAGGAGAACCTCGGCGCCGCGTCGGTCCGACTCGACGACGAGGCGTACGAGTCGATCGCTGCCGCCGTCCGCTGA
- the rpsL gene encoding 30S ribosomal protein S12 codes for MPTIQQLVRKGRADKVAKNKTPALKESPQRRGVCTRVYTTTPKKPNSALRKVARVKLSSGIEVTAYIPGVGHNLQEHSMVLVRGGRVKDLPGVRYKIVRGSLDTQGVKNRKQARSKYGAKKEK; via the coding sequence GTGCCCACAATCCAGCAGTTGGTCCGTAAGGGCCGTGCCGACAAGGTGGCCAAGAACAAGACGCCCGCGCTGAAGGAGTCGCCGCAGCGCCGTGGTGTGTGCACGCGTGTCTACACCACCACCCCGAAGAAGCCGAACTCGGCGCTGCGGAAGGTGGCTCGCGTGAAGCTGTCCTCCGGCATCGAGGTCACCGCCTACATCCCGGGCGTCGGCCACAACCTGCAGGAGCACTCGATGGTCCTCGTCCGCGGTGGGCGAGTGAAGGACCTGCCGGGTGTCCGCTACAAGATCGTTCGCGGTTCGCTCGACACCCAGGGCGTGAAGAACCGCAAGCAGGCTCGCAGCAAGTACGGCGCGAAGAAGGAGAAGTAA
- the rpsG gene encoding 30S ribosomal protein S7, with protein sequence MPRKGPAPKRPVLVDPVYGSPLVSQLVSKILLDGKKTVAQNIVYTALEGTRAKTGVDPVQTLKRALDNVKPSLEVKSRRVGGATYQVPVDVKPARSTTLAMRWLVSFSRQRREKTMAERLMNEILDASNGLGASVKRREDTHKMADANRAFAHYRW encoded by the coding sequence ATGCCGCGCAAGGGTCCCGCCCCGAAGCGACCGGTTCTCGTCGACCCGGTTTACGGATCGCCGCTGGTCAGCCAGCTGGTTTCGAAGATCCTGCTGGACGGCAAGAAGACCGTCGCCCAGAACATCGTCTACACCGCGCTGGAGGGCACCCGCGCGAAGACCGGTGTTGATCCCGTGCAGACCCTCAAGCGCGCGCTGGACAACGTCAAGCCGAGCCTGGAGGTGAAGAGCCGCCGGGTCGGTGGCGCCACCTACCAGGTGCCGGTCGACGTGAAGCCGGCCCGCTCCACCACGCTGGCCATGCGCTGGCTGGTCAGCTTCTCCCGGCAGCGTCGCGAGAAGACCATGGCCGAGCGGCTGATGAACGAGATTCTGGACGCCTCGAACGGTCTGGGCGCTTCGGTGAAGCGGCGTGAGGACACCCACAAGATGGCCGACGCCAACCGCGCCTTCGCGCACTACCGCTGGTAA
- the fusA gene encoding elongation factor G translates to MAVELKVDLSKVRNIGIMAHIDAGKTTTTERILYYTGINYKIGEVHEGAATMDWMEQEQERGITITSAATTCHWKDHTINIIDTPGHVDFTVEVERSLRVLDGAVAVFDGVAGVEPQSQTVWRQADRYNVPRICFVNKLDRTGASFDFCVETIKNRLNATPVVMQLPIGAEADFIGVVDLVGNRALTWRGETKIGEDFEVEAIPAELQEKAEAARAALIETVAENDDELMELYLEGEEPTVEQLKAGIRRGVLAGAFTAVFCGSAFKNKGVQPLLDAVNDYLPSPVDVPAIQGFKPGDESVEMERHPSEDEPFAALAYKIAADPHLGKLTYIRVYSGVLNTGTQVLNSTKQRKERIGKIYRMHANKREEIDSVGAGHIVAVMGLKDTTTGETLSDPTSPIVLESMDFPAPVIEQAIEPKTKSDQEKLSMAIQRLAEEDPTFRVHTDEETGQTIIAGMGELHLDVLIDRMKREFRVEANIGKPQVSYRETLRRPVEKVEYTHKKQSGGSGQYGRVIINLEPQEAGSGYEFVNAVTGGRIPKEYIPSVDAGIQEAMQFGVLAGYPVEDIKVTLTDGAYHDVDSSELAFKIAGSMAFKEAARRADPAILEPMMRVEVTTPEDYLGTVIGDLNARRGQVQSMEEAHGNKVVTALVPLSEMFGYVGDLRSKTSGQASYSMEFDSYAETPKNVSDEIVAKSRGE, encoded by the coding sequence ATGGCTGTCGAACTGAAGGTCGATCTGTCGAAGGTCCGCAACATCGGCATCATGGCCCACATCGATGCCGGCAAGACCACCACTACCGAGCGGATCCTGTACTACACGGGCATCAACTACAAGATCGGTGAGGTCCATGAGGGCGCGGCCACCATGGACTGGATGGAGCAGGAGCAGGAGCGGGGTATCACCATCACCTCCGCGGCTACCACCTGCCACTGGAAAGACCACACCATCAACATCATCGACACCCCGGGCCACGTGGACTTCACCGTTGAGGTGGAGCGCTCGCTGCGAGTGCTGGACGGTGCGGTCGCGGTCTTCGACGGCGTCGCCGGCGTGGAGCCGCAGAGCCAGACCGTGTGGCGGCAGGCCGACCGGTACAACGTGCCGCGGATCTGCTTCGTGAACAAGCTGGACCGGACCGGTGCGAGCTTCGACTTCTGCGTCGAGACGATCAAGAACCGGCTGAACGCGACCCCGGTCGTGATGCAGCTGCCGATCGGTGCCGAGGCCGACTTCATCGGCGTCGTCGACCTGGTCGGCAACCGCGCGCTGACCTGGCGCGGCGAGACCAAGATCGGTGAGGACTTCGAGGTCGAGGCGATCCCGGCCGAGCTGCAGGAGAAGGCCGAGGCCGCCCGCGCCGCGCTGATCGAGACCGTCGCCGAGAACGACGACGAGCTGATGGAGCTCTACCTGGAGGGTGAGGAGCCGACCGTCGAGCAGCTCAAGGCGGGCATCCGCCGCGGCGTGCTGGCCGGTGCCTTCACCGCCGTCTTCTGCGGTTCGGCGTTCAAGAACAAGGGTGTCCAGCCGCTGCTGGACGCGGTCAACGACTACCTGCCGTCGCCGGTCGACGTGCCCGCCATCCAGGGCTTCAAGCCGGGTGACGAGAGCGTCGAGATGGAGCGGCACCCGAGCGAGGACGAGCCGTTCGCCGCGCTCGCGTACAAGATCGCGGCCGACCCGCACCTGGGCAAGCTGACCTACATCCGGGTCTACTCCGGCGTGCTCAACACCGGCACCCAGGTGCTGAACTCGACCAAGCAGCGCAAGGAACGGATCGGCAAGATCTACCGGATGCACGCCAACAAGCGTGAGGAGATCGACAGTGTCGGCGCCGGTCACATCGTCGCGGTGATGGGTCTGAAGGACACCACCACCGGTGAGACGCTGTCCGACCCGACCAGCCCGATCGTGCTGGAGTCGATGGACTTCCCGGCACCGGTGATCGAGCAGGCGATCGAGCCGAAGACCAAGTCCGACCAGGAAAAGCTGTCGATGGCGATCCAGCGCCTCGCCGAGGAGGACCCGACCTTCCGGGTGCACACCGACGAGGAGACCGGCCAGACCATCATCGCCGGCATGGGCGAGCTGCATCTGGACGTGCTGATCGACCGGATGAAGCGCGAGTTCCGGGTCGAGGCCAACATCGGCAAGCCGCAGGTCTCCTACCGCGAGACCCTGCGCCGGCCGGTGGAGAAGGTCGAGTACACCCACAAGAAGCAGTCCGGTGGTTCGGGTCAGTACGGCCGCGTGATCATCAACCTGGAGCCGCAGGAAGCCGGTTCGGGGTACGAGTTCGTGAATGCGGTCACCGGTGGCCGGATCCCGAAGGAGTACATCCCGTCCGTCGACGCGGGTATCCAGGAGGCCATGCAGTTCGGTGTGCTCGCCGGCTACCCGGTGGAAGACATCAAGGTCACCCTGACCGACGGTGCCTACCACGACGTCGACTCCTCCGAACTGGCGTTCAAGATCGCCGGCTCGATGGCCTTCAAGGAGGCCGCACGGCGCGCCGATCCGGCGATCCTGGAGCCGATGATGCGGGTCGAGGTGACCACCCCGGAGGACTACCTCGGCACCGTGATCGGTGACCTGAACGCACGCCGTGGACAGGTTCAGTCCATGGAGGAAGCCCACGGCAACAAGGTGGTCACCGCCCTGGTGCCGCTGTCGGAGATGTTCGGCTATGTCGGCGATCTCCGCTCCAAGACCTCGGGACAGGCCTCGTACTCGATGGAGTTCGATTCCTACGCCGAGACCCCGAAGAACGTCTCCGACGAGATTGTCGCCAAGTCCCGCGGAGAATGA
- the tuf gene encoding elongation factor Tu produces the protein MAKAKFERTKPHVNIGTIGHIDHGKTTLTAAISKVLHDQDPVANPSTEAFDQIDKAPEERQRGITISIAHIEYQTANRHYAHVDCPGHADYVKNMITGAAQMDGAILVVAATDGPMPQTREHVLLARQVGVPAMVVALNKCDMVDDEEILELVELEVRELLNSQEFDGDNAPVVQVAAFPALNGDEKWTQSILDLMAAVDEYIPEPARDTEKPFLMPIEDVVTITGRGTVVTGLVDRGVLKVNEEVEIVGLRDSIKTTVTSMEVFRKVLDQAQAGDNAALLLRGTKREAVERGQVVTKPGSITPHTDFEGQVYILNKEEGGRHTPFFNNYRPQFYFRTTDVTGVVHLPEGTEMVMPGDNTTMTAELIKPIAMEEGLKFAIREGGRTVGAGRVTKIIK, from the coding sequence GTGGCCAAGGCCAAGTTCGAGCGGACCAAGCCGCACGTCAACATCGGCACCATCGGGCATATCGACCACGGCAAGACCACTCTGACCGCGGCGATCTCGAAGGTGCTCCACGACCAGGACCCGGTTGCCAATCCGAGCACCGAGGCGTTCGACCAGATCGACAAGGCGCCGGAAGAGCGCCAGCGCGGTATCACCATCTCGATCGCCCACATCGAGTACCAGACCGCGAATCGGCACTACGCCCACGTCGACTGCCCGGGTCACGCCGACTACGTCAAGAACATGATCACCGGTGCCGCGCAGATGGACGGCGCCATCCTGGTGGTCGCCGCCACCGACGGCCCGATGCCGCAGACCCGCGAGCACGTGCTGCTGGCCCGCCAGGTCGGCGTGCCGGCCATGGTGGTTGCGCTGAACAAGTGCGACATGGTCGACGACGAGGAGATCCTGGAGCTCGTCGAGCTCGAGGTCCGCGAGCTGCTGAACTCCCAGGAGTTCGACGGCGACAACGCCCCGGTGGTGCAGGTTGCCGCCTTCCCGGCGCTGAACGGTGACGAGAAGTGGACCCAGTCCATCCTCGACCTGATGGCCGCCGTGGACGAGTACATCCCGGAGCCGGCGCGCGACACCGAGAAGCCGTTCCTGATGCCGATCGAGGACGTCGTCACGATCACCGGTCGTGGCACCGTCGTCACCGGCCTGGTCGACCGCGGTGTGCTCAAGGTCAACGAAGAGGTCGAGATCGTCGGCCTGCGGGACAGCATCAAGACCACCGTCACCAGCATGGAGGTCTTCCGGAAGGTTCTCGATCAGGCTCAGGCCGGCGACAACGCCGCCCTGCTGCTGCGCGGCACCAAGCGTGAGGCCGTGGAGCGTGGCCAGGTCGTGACGAAGCCGGGCAGCATCACCCCGCACACCGACTTCGAGGGTCAGGTCTACATCCTGAACAAGGAGGAGGGCGGACGTCACACCCCGTTCTTCAACAACTACCGCCCGCAGTTCTACTTCCGGACCACCGACGTCACCGGCGTCGTGCACCTGCCGGAAGGCACCGAGATGGTGATGCCGGGCGACAACACCACCATGACCGCTGAGCTGATCAAGCCCATCGCCATGGAAGAGGGCCTGAAGTTCGCCATCCGCGAGGGTGGTCGTACCGTCGGCGCCGGTCGGGTCACCAAGATCATCAAGTGA
- a CDS encoding GNAT family N-acetyltransferase, whose amino-acid sequence MEANSEAIIRLAWARQLSLADDALEDSGHLIMVERDDVLSFIRVCGAEVLAGPAGLLQRIDDDHRPPNAFDQGHEQQGAHQLDRLTDPHLLFGLLSDEQRRTARLLGCAELFYTDQYCDHPRLDGAAINSDPEAAAAVQRCCPPDDVTETELDHPSQRYVLYDDSDEPVALAMAQDWMQVIAPLSVLVGLPFRGRGWGRLVAAAAVNDLLDAGQIPGWRTRSQNRASMAVAHRLGFERKGSQTTVLLNFMNDNSTRQ is encoded by the coding sequence ATGGAGGCCAACAGCGAGGCGATCATTCGGCTGGCGTGGGCGCGGCAGCTTTCTCTGGCCGACGACGCGCTGGAGGACTCCGGGCATCTGATCATGGTCGAGCGCGACGATGTGCTGTCCTTCATCCGGGTCTGCGGCGCCGAGGTCCTGGCCGGGCCGGCCGGGCTGCTGCAGCGGATCGATGATGATCATCGGCCGCCCAACGCGTTCGACCAGGGCCATGAACAACAGGGTGCCCATCAGCTTGATCGGCTGACCGATCCGCATCTGCTCTTCGGGCTGCTCAGCGACGAGCAGCGACGAACCGCCAGGCTGCTGGGTTGCGCCGAACTGTTCTACACCGACCAGTATTGCGACCATCCCCGGCTGGACGGCGCGGCGATCAACAGCGATCCGGAGGCGGCCGCGGCGGTGCAGCGGTGTTGCCCACCCGACGACGTCACCGAGACCGAGCTCGACCATCCTTCTCAACGCTATGTGCTGTACGACGACAGCGACGAGCCCGTCGCGCTGGCCATGGCGCAGGACTGGATGCAGGTGATCGCACCGCTCAGCGTGCTGGTCGGGCTGCCCTTCCGCGGCCGCGGTTGGGGCCGCCTGGTCGCCGCGGCCGCGGTCAACGATCTGCTCGACGCCGGACAGATCCCCGGCTGGCGGACCCGATCGCAGAACCGTGCCTCGATGGCGGTGGCGCACCGATTGGGCTTCGAACGGAAGGGAAGTCAGACCACGGTGCTGTTGAACTTCATGAACGACAATTCGACCAGACAATGA
- a CDS encoding MFS transporter: protein MVVGSGGGGQRRGQQSPVTDPRFLSFLGGAAMADIGDQAWIVVLAFAAAQSGDPLIATLTVAAGTIPRAILDLVGGAVADRLPTRPLLVGAAFVRVLVLVLGVLALIRYPEHTIAIMVVVAAFFGAADALHKPAIGTMPRQLVPMNQLVQAAGLRQLINRTALLVGPALAGLVLAAWALAGAMAGLIAVFAAAAILLSLVRTRYRRELAPRQSVLASTRQVVGYLRVDATARALTLTMIGLNFFVIPVINAGIAIRVHERGWGPHMLGVLTASIGVGAIVGTLAALLLHPRFPMRFALVLLVSQGFALALSGLLPQVGSAISLGLVGLTAGLSSPMLGGTTQTIVHESYIGRIYALFALADDALIPFALVGYGICAKAIGVEATTVICGLAMAALMGIGLLRKALRNLQLGDGDQRRAPEADDDAESAAAQSGRASSETASSASSETAEEQQDERSRDQSPGSDGSVADRTSNATG, encoded by the coding sequence GTGGTCGTGGGATCAGGAGGAGGCGGGCAGCGCCGAGGGCAGCAGAGCCCCGTCACCGATCCACGATTTCTCTCCTTCCTCGGTGGCGCCGCGATGGCCGACATCGGCGACCAGGCGTGGATCGTCGTCCTCGCCTTCGCCGCCGCCCAGTCCGGAGATCCGCTGATCGCAACCCTGACCGTTGCCGCGGGCACCATCCCACGGGCGATTCTCGATCTGGTCGGGGGCGCCGTCGCTGACCGGCTACCGACCCGTCCGCTGCTGGTCGGGGCGGCCTTCGTACGCGTGCTGGTGCTGGTTCTCGGCGTGCTGGCTCTGATCCGCTACCCCGAGCACACCATCGCGATCATGGTCGTGGTGGCCGCGTTCTTCGGCGCTGCCGATGCCCTGCACAAACCGGCCATCGGCACCATGCCCCGTCAACTCGTACCGATGAATCAGCTGGTCCAGGCCGCCGGTCTTCGGCAGCTGATCAATCGCACGGCTCTGCTCGTCGGCCCCGCGCTGGCCGGTCTGGTGCTGGCGGCCTGGGCGCTGGCCGGCGCGATGGCGGGTCTGATCGCCGTCTTCGCCGCCGCCGCGATCCTGCTCAGCCTCGTTCGCACCCGCTATCGACGCGAGCTCGCGCCGCGGCAATCGGTGCTCGCCTCCACCCGCCAGGTGGTCGGTTATCTCCGCGTCGACGCGACCGCCCGCGCGCTCACCCTGACCATGATCGGGTTGAACTTCTTCGTCATCCCGGTGATCAACGCCGGCATCGCGATCCGGGTGCACGAACGCGGCTGGGGCCCGCACATGCTCGGCGTGCTGACCGCGTCCATCGGCGTCGGTGCGATTGTCGGGACGCTGGCGGCGCTGCTGCTGCATCCACGCTTTCCGATGCGTTTCGCGCTGGTGCTGCTGGTTTCCCAGGGCTTCGCTCTGGCGCTGTCCGGGCTGCTCCCGCAGGTCGGTTCGGCCATCTCGTTGGGTCTGGTCGGGCTGACCGCCGGACTGTCCTCGCCGATGCTCGGCGGCACCACCCAGACGATCGTGCACGAGTCCTATATCGGCCGTATCTATGCGCTCTTCGCGCTGGCCGACGACGCGCTGATTCCGTTCGCCCTGGTCGGTTACGGCATCTGCGCCAAGGCCATCGGGGTCGAGGCGACGACGGTCATCTGCGGCCTGGCCATGGCCGCTCTGATGGGCATCGGTCTGCTCCGCAAGGCGTTGCGCAATCTGCAGTTGGGCGACGGCGACCAACGCCGTGCCCCCGAGGCGGACGACGACGCCGAATCTGCGGCTGCGCAGAGCGGACGCGCGTCGTCGGAGACTGCATCCTCGGCGTCGTCGGAGACGGCGGAGGAGCAGCAGGACGAGAGGTCCCGCGATCAGTCCCCGGGCTCCGATGGCTCCGTCGCCGATCGGACCAGCAACGCCACCGGGTAG